A region from the Musa acuminata AAA Group cultivar baxijiao chromosome BXJ1-10, Cavendish_Baxijiao_AAA, whole genome shotgun sequence genome encodes:
- the LOC103969740 gene encoding uncharacterized protein LOC103969740 encodes MAAATLHSVLRRNSLLPLFETRRLRDLLFFSSSVDRATAVCGTTSPDPHSMVEYLVNSCGFSPSEAAMFSKPLAHLRSTEKPDSVLNFMRSQGFDGAAIRKVISMKPNYLCYNVEKNLAPKFQFLRDLGLSESDIADAILKNDFILRLDVHRSLIPKLEMWESLLGSRELVLKHLKKTRWFFSSSVEKTLHPNLKFLRDECGIPEERVSVVLRSHPQLISRKPESLRALVARADELGMPRQSRMFVRTLDALFMVSKERFEAKVELMRSFGWSESEFSSVVRKVPTFLCISLDMMRRKMEFFINVVGYTPSFIASQPTILLYSLQKRVIPRFHVTEMLKSKGLWTGQCKFLWILIMSDTKFMEKFVLPHKENVPELLDIMRVAGACKRNDTFHLASEDEKGLN; translated from the coding sequence ATGGCGGCTGCCACGCTCCACTCCGTACTCCGCCGCAATAGCCTCCTGCCCTTGTTCGAAACCCGCCGCCTTCgagatctcctcttcttctcctcctctgtcgACCGTGCCACCGCCGTATGCGGCACCACATCTCCAGATCCCCACTCCATGGTGGAATACCTCGTGAACTCCTGCGGGTTCTCTCCCTCCGAGGCAGCCATGTTCTCTAAACCCCTCGCGCACCTCCGATCCACCGAGAAACCCGACTCCGTCCTTAACTTCATGAGATCTCAGGGCTTCGATGGCGCCGCTATTAGGAAGGTGATATCTATGAAACCCAATTACCTATGCTACAACGTGGAGAAGAACTTGGCCCCGAAGTTTCAGTTCTTACGCGATTTGGGCCTATCGGAGTCGGATATCGCCGATGCCATCCTGAAGAACGATTTCATCCTGCGCCTCGACGTTCACCGTTCCTTGATCCCCAAATTGGAGATGTGGGAAAGTCTCTTGGGATCGAGAGAGCTCGTTCTCAAGCATCTCAAGAAGACAAGATGGTTTTTCTCCTCCAGCGTTGAGAAGACGTTGCATCCTAACCTAAAGTTCTTGAGGGATGAGTGCGGCATTCCTGAAGAAAGGGTCTCTGTCGTCTTGAGAAGTCACCCACAATTAATCTCACGGAAGCCAGAGTCTCTCCGAGCTTTGGTGGCGAGAGCCGATGAGCTGGGGATGCCACGGCAATCTCGGATGTTCGTGCGGACACTTGATGCTCTCTTCATGGTAAGCAAAGAAAGGTTCGAGGCCAAGGTCGAGCTCATGAGGAGCTTCGGGTGGTCGGAGTCGGAGTTTTCTTCTGTAGTCAGGAAAGTACCCACCTTCTTATGCATCTCCCTCGATATGATGCGCAGAAAAATGGAATTTTTTATCAATGTAGTCGGGTACACCCCTTCCTTCATCGCCTCCCAACCAACTATCTTGCTATATAGTCTGCAGAAGAGGGTCATTCCTCGGTTTCATGTGACGGAGATGTTGAAATCGAAAGGATTGTGGACTGGACAATGCAAGTTTTTATGGATTCTCATAATGTCAGATACCAAATTCATGGAGAAGTTTGTTCTCCCTCACAAAGAAAATGTCCCTGAGCTGCTTGATATTATGAGAGTTGCTGGCGCGTGTAAAAGAAATGATACCTTTCATTTGGCATCGGAGGATGAGAAAGGGCTTAACTGA